Proteins from a genomic interval of Zingiber officinale cultivar Zhangliang chromosome 1B, Zo_v1.1, whole genome shotgun sequence:
- the LOC122040061 gene encoding subtilisin-like protease SBT1.7 → MAPLRFYFFLSLLGCFCVCSISLAELRKKTYIVHMAKAQMPAAFAEHSRWYDASLRSVSDTAELLYTYDTVAHGFCARLTPAEARALEDLPGVLAVHPEVRYELHTTRTPEFLHLDRAEALLPQFNTESDVVIGVLDTGVWPERRSYDDAGLGPVPASWRGECEEGKDFTAALACNRKLVGARFFSKGYEADRGPIDESKESRSPRDDQGHGTHTSSSAAGSAVTGANLLGYAAGTARGMSTRARIAVYKVCWLGGCFSSDILAAMDKAVDDGCGVLSLSLQGGTTDYFNDNTAIGAFNAVSKGVVVSCSAGNSGPSSSTLSNVAPWITTVGAGTIDRDFPAYAVLGNGKNLTGVSLYSGKPLSSSPYPFIYAGNATNATNGNFCMQGTLLPDKVSGKIVLCDGGISESVQKGFVVRDAGGAGMILANSAYNPLELVAYAHILPATDVGQRAGDVIKSYLFSDPNPTATIAFGGTKVGITPSPVVAAFSSRGPSTITPDILKPDVLAPGVNILAAWTGKVGPTEQAADPRRTEFNIISGTSMSCPHISGLAALLKGVYSDWSPSAIKSALMTTSYSVYPNGDSILDLATGLTATPFDFGAGHVDPPKALDPGLVYDITTDDYIDFLCALNYTMNQIQIVSRQHNVTCDRKRIYSVSDLNYPSFSVGFATPSGAGGGGSSKTTTVKHTRTLTNVGTPGTYRATVSSPEEVSVAVYPQELCFASTGERKSYTVSFSAASQPSGSAVFGRLVWSDGKHVVASPLAFTWT, encoded by the coding sequence ATGGCTCCCCTCCGCTTCTACTTCTTCCTCTCCTTGCTCGGCTGCTTCTGTGTCTGTTCTATTTCTCTTGCAGAGCTCAGGAAGAAGACTTACATAGTCCACATGGCTAAGGCCCAGATGCCGGCGGCCTTCGCAGAGCACAGTCGCTGGTACGACGCTTCGTTGCGCTCGGTATCCGACACCGCTGAGCTACTCTACACATATGACACCGTCGCCCACGGATTCTGCGCCCGGCTCACCCCCGCGGAGGCGCGCGCGCTCGAGGACCTCCCTGGTGTGCTCGCCGTCCACCCCGAGGTTCGCTATGAGCTCCACACCACCCGCACGCCGGAGTTCCTCCACCTCGACCGCGCTGAGGCGCTGCTACCGCAGTTCAACACCGAGAGCGACGTCGTCATCGGGGTGTTGGACACCGGCGTGTGGCCCGAGCGCAGGAGCTACGATGACGCCGGGCTCGGCCCCGTCCCCGCGAGCTGGAGGGGTGAGTGCGAGGAAGGGAAGGACTTCACGGCGGCCCTCGCCTGTAACCGAAAGCTGGTCGGTGCCCGGTTCTTCTCCAAGGGGTATGAGGCCGATAGGGGCCCGATTGACGAGTCCAAGGAGTCGAGGTCGCCACGCGACGACCAAGGCCATGGCACACACACCTCTTCCTCCGCCGCTGGATCAGCCGTCACCGGTGCTAACCTGCTAGGGTACGCCGCCGGCACCGCCCGCGGCATGTCGACTCGCGCGCGCATCGCCGTCTACAAGGTCTGCTGGCTCGGCGGGTGCTTCAGCTCCGACATACTCGCCGCCATGGACAAGGCCGTGGATGACGGGTGCGGTGTCCTTTCGCTGTCCCTTCAGGGCGGCACTACGGACTATTTTAACGACAACACAGCCATAGGTGCCTTCAATGCCGTGTCTAAAGGGGTTGTGGTGTCTTGCTCAGCCGGAAATAGCGGCCCTTCTAGTTCCACCCTCTCCAACGTAGCGCCGTGGATCACCACCGTTGGAGCAGGCACGATCGACCGCGACTTCCCCGCCTACGCTGTGCTCGGAAACGGAAAGAACTTAACCGGCGTCTCGCTCTACAGCGGGAAGCCTCTGTCTTCCTCTCCCTACCCCTTCATTTATGCCGGGAACGCCACCAACGCCACCAACGGAAATTTCTGTATGCAGGGAACGCTTCTCCCGGACAAGGTTTCGGGAAAAATCGTCCTATGCGATGGCGGTATCAGTGAGAGCGTCCAGAAGGGCTTCGTCGTGAGGGACGCCGGAGGAGCCGGTATGATCCTAGCCAACTCCGCTTACAACCCGTTGGAGCTCGTTGCCTATGCACACATCCTCCCAGCCACTGACGTCGGGCAAAGGGCCGGGGACGTCATCAAGTCCTACCTTTTCTCAGATCCGAACCCGACGGCCACAATCGCGTTCGGAGGAACCAAGGTTGGCATCACGCCGTCGCCGGTGGTGGCTGCGTTCTCCTCTCGCGGGCCGAGCACCATCACTCCCGACATCCTGAAGCCGGACGTCCTGGCGCCTGGGGTGAACATCCTTGCCGCCTGGACGGGGAAGGTCGGGCCGACGGAGCAGGCGGCAGATCCGCGGCGAACGGAGTTCAACATCATCTCCGGCACCTCCATGTCCTGCCCCCACATCAGCGGCCTGGCAGCGCTCCTCAAGGGGGTGTACTCGGACTGGAGCCCTAGCGCCATCAAATCGGCCCTCATGACCACCAGCTACTCCGTTTACCCAAACGGCGACAGCATCCTCGACCTCGCCACCGGCCTCACGGCCACTCCCTTCGATTTCGGGGCCGGCCACGTGGATCCACCCAAAGCCCTCGACCCTGGCCTCGTATACGACATCACCACCGACGACTACATCGACTTCCTATGCGCCCTAAACTACACGATGAACCAGATTCAGATCGTCTCCCGGCAGCACAACGTCACCTGCGACAGAAAGAGGATCTACTCGGTGTCCGATCTCAACTACCCCTCGTTCTCAGTGGGATTCGCGACGCCGAGCGGCGCGGGAGGCGGCGGCTCATCGAAGACGACAACGGTGAAGCACACGCGCACGCTGACCAACGTGGGGACGCCAGGGACGTACAGGGCGACGGTATCGTCCCCGGAAGAGGTGAGTGTGGCGGTGTATCCGCAGGAGTTGTGCTTCGCGAGCACGGGGGAGAGGAAGAGCTACACGGTGAGCTTCTCCGCGGCGTCGCAGCCGTCAGGCTCCGCCGTGTTCGGGCGCCTCGTGTGGTCCGACGGGAAGCACGTGGTGGCCAGCCCTTTGGCCTTCACGTGGACATAA